Proteins found in one Siniperca chuatsi isolate FFG_IHB_CAS linkage group LG22, ASM2008510v1, whole genome shotgun sequence genomic segment:
- the LOC122870156 gene encoding butyrophilin subfamily 3 member A2-like isoform X2, translating to MFHQWNGQSPKSNLSAISILIFHHTAVFLLVIHCCGGQSQVVGPTKPILAIVGDDIILPCHLEPAKDVVAETLEWARFDLRPRFVHVRRDGLELLVNQNPSYIGRTSVSTDKLKHGDMSLKLSKVKPSDEGEYRCHIPGLGTSVVELAVGAVSSPFIVSIDRTSSGVILQCESAGWYPEPEVFWLDGEGKLVSAGPTETVRGPDDLYTVSSRVTVEKRHSNSFTCRVQQQNINQARETEIRILEDVFMAPSSSAVRIIVVLSVCFLLFSAFFLVFWKLSQNKGPNKMHHDNETEDGTGEREQFVRGSTKRKDLDEEKLQEKEKEQNDMIHVISVLMEQKKELENSRDKHMSQLEKVGEGSKKKEKKPESVKSKVKWKKGDKKNKSLEGKQDQGNRKTEDENIKEKLQKTQEVITTITEWKQKGENQIEQIKKLLDETKRQRHEIQSEQLERQEETNINTDSSTSGRVNNRLSTVH from the exons ATGTTTCACCAGTGGAATGGACAGTCCCCTAAATCTAATCTCAGCGCCATCAGTATTTTGATTTTTCATCACACTGCTGTCTTCCTTCTTGTAATACACTGTTGTGGAG GTCAGTCCCAGGTGGTTGGTCCTACTAAGCCAATACTGGCGATAGTTGGTGATGACATTATTTTGCCATGTCACCTGGAACCTGCCAAGGATGTTGTTGCTGAGACTTTGGAGTGGGCGAGATTTGACCTGAGGCCCAGGTTTGTCCATGTGAGGCGTGATGGTTTGGAGCTTTTGGTTAATCAGAATCCATCATACATAGGAAGAACATCAGTGTCCACTGACAAACTGAAGCATGGAGACATGTCACTGAAACTCTCCAAAGTTAAACCCTCTGATGAGGGAGAATACAGATGCCACATTCCAGGACTGGGTACATCTGTGGTTGAGCTTGCTGTTG GTGCTGTCTCCTCACCTTTCATAGTGAGTATTGACAGAACCAGCAGTGGGGTGATTTTACAGTGTGAGTCTGCAGGCTGGTATCCAGAGCCTGAGGTGTTCTGGCTGGATGGTGAGGGAAAGCTCGTCTCTGCTGGACCTACAGAGACAGTCAGAGGTCCTGATGACCTCTatactgtcagcagcagagtgactgTGGAGAAGAGACACAGCAACAGCTTCACCTGTAGAGTCCAACAGCAGAACATCAACCAggccagagagacagaaatcCGAATTCTAG aagATGTATTCATGGCCCCGTCTTCTTCTGCTGTTCGTATCATCGTGGTCttgtctgtttgtttcctgcttttttctgcttttttcttagttttttggAAACTAAGCCAAAACAAAGGCC CTAACAAGATGCACCATGACAACGAAACTGAAGATGgaacaggagaaagagagcagtTCGTCAGAGGAAGTACGAAAAGGAAGGATTTGGATGAGGAAAAGttacaagagaaagagaaagaacagaacGACATGATACAT GTGATTTCAGTATTGATGGAACAGAAGAAAGAACTGGAGAACTCCAGAGACAAACACATGTCACAGCTGGAGAAGGTGGGGGAAGGGtcgaagaagaaagagaagaaaccTGAGTCAGTGAAGAGTAAAGTCAAATGGAAGAAAGGTGACAAAAAGAACAAGTCATTAGAGGGCAAACAGGATCAgggaaacagaaagacagaagatgAGAACATCAAGGAAAAActacagaaaacacaggaagtgattACAACAATAACAGAATGGAAGCAGAAAGGAGAAAACCAGATTGAGCAAATTAAGAAACTACTTgatgagacaaagagacagagacatgagATTCAGTCAGAGCAGctagagagacaggaggagacgaACATAAATACTGATTCATCAACATCTGGACGAGTTAATAACAGACTCTCCACAGTCCACTGA
- the LOC122870204 gene encoding low affinity immunoglobulin gamma Fc region receptor II-like yields MEVTALCIRLLMNVLFLLCARAQKLDSVSLRVVPDRLQFFEYDQVTLICEGFSVSTEWKTVHNFTVEVPSCRATSAVTSKSSCTISNVYPDESGEYWCETGEGKRSNSINITVTAGSVILESPVLPVMDEEAVTLRCRNKMASNLSADFFKDGYLIRSSSTGEMTIHNVSKSDEGFYKCNISGDGESPESWLAVRGPNKTTASYPTPWIIVTVLMLVLLLVVGLLHLNKGYWHRVVLYLSTLTPGSGSAEDQTASAVYRAADADKAMYAVVTKSRKKKAEGHNLSPSDEDELSSRPLYYTVGPVDSLTQLAESRVSSIAAMSVPSAGTNPPLTEDSFYSIIQKVAE; encoded by the exons ATGGAGGTCACAGCTCTCTGCATCAGACTGT tGATGAATGTGTTATTCCTGTTGTGTGCACGTGCACAGAAACTTG atTCAGTGTCTCTTCGTGTAGTCCCAGACAGACTGCAGTTCTTTGAATATGACCAAGTAACGCTCATTTGTGAGGGGTTCAGTGTCTCAACTGAATGGAAAACTGTACATAACTTCACAGTTGAAGTACCCTCATGTAGAGCTACAAGTGCGGTGACAAGTAAGTCTTCCTGCACCATTAGTAATGTTTATCCAGACGAAAGTGGAGAGTACTGGTGTGAGAcaggagaggggaagagaagCAACAGCATCAACATCACTGTCACTG CTGGTTCTGTGATCCTGGAGAGTCCTGTCCTTCCTGTGATGGATGAGGAAGCTGTGACTCTGCGCTGCAGAAACAAGATGGCCTCCAACCTCTCTGCTGATTTCTTTAAAGATGGCTACCTCATCAGGAGCAGCTCTACAGGAGAGATGACCATCCACAATGTTTCCAAGTCTGATGAAGGATTTTACAAGTGTAACATCTCTGGAGATGGAGAATCACCAGAGAGCTGGTTGGCTGTCAGAG GTCCTAATAAGACCACCGCCTCCTATCCTACCCCATGGATCATTGTCACTGTTTTAATGCTGGTTCTGCTGTTGGTGGTGGGACTACTTCACCTTAACAAAGGTTACTGGCACAGAG TAGTGCTCTACCTGTCCACACTAACACCTGGATCAGGCTCCGCTGAGGATCAAACAG CCTCTGCAGTGTACAGGGCAGCTGATGCAGACAAAGCGATGTATGCTGTTGTGACAAAAAGCAGGAAGAAGAAAG CTGAAGGACACAATCTCTCTCCGTCAGATGAGGATGAGCTGTCATCTAGACCGCTTTACTACACCGTGGGCCCGGTTGACAGTCTGACACAACTGG CTGAGTCAAGAGTATCGAGCATCGCAGCGATGTCAGTTCCCTCAGCAGGTACCAACCCACCTTTAACAGAGGATTCCTTCTACTCTATAATCCAGAAG GTTGCTGAGTGA
- the LOC122870705 gene encoding butyrophilin subfamily 1 member A1-like — MELTPELKDSVRTTTVFRFPECLLVFFLLLSAPCFEGRHQVVGPSQPIVATVGDDIILPCNLEPAINASDMTVEWARPDLDPRFVYVRRDGVELESEKRPSYKGRTSLSIDKLKLGDISLKLSKVKLSDEGRYRCFIPALGDSFVELVVGAVSSPFIVSTDRTSSGVILQCESAGWYPEPEVFWLDGEGKLVSAGPTETVRGPDDLYTVSSRVTVETRHGNNYTCRVQQQNINQTRETHIHVPVACWKWKRKVSENVRPSVHDLKLKRTWVLPGGASVLLLH; from the exons ATGGAGTTGACACCTGAGCTGAAGGACTCCGTCAGAACTACAACAG TTTTCAGATTTCCTGAGTGTCTGTTggttttcttcctccttctctcagcACCCTGTTTTGAAG GACGGCATCAGGTGGTCGGTCCGTCTCAGCCAATAGTGGCAACAGTTGGTGATGACATCATTTTACCATGCAACCTGGAACCTGCCATCAATGCTTCAGACATGACTGTAGAGTGGGCAAGACCTGACCTGGACCCCAGATTTGTTTATGTGCGGCGTGACGGTGTGGAACTAGAGAGTGAAAAACGTCCGTCCTACAAAGGAAGAACGTCTCTGTCCATCGACAAACTGAAGCTcggagacatttcactgaaactCTCCAAAGTGAAACTCTCTGATGAGGGAAGGTACAGATGCTTCATTCCAGCACTGGGTGACTCttttgttgagcttgttgttg GTGCTGTCTCCTCACCTTTCATAGTGAGTACTGACAGAACCAGCAGTGGGGTGATTTTACAGTGTGAGTCTGCAGGCTGGTATCCAGAGCCTGAGGTGTTCTGGCTGGACGGTGAGGGAAAGCTCGTCTCTGCTGGACCTACAGAGACAGTCAGAGGTCCTGATGACCTCTatactgtcagcagcagagtgactgTGGAGACGAGACAcggcaacaactacacctgtaGAGTCCAACAGCAGAACATCAACCAgaccagagagacacacatccaTGTTCCAG TTGCCTGTTGGAAATGGAAACGAAAAGTATCT gagaatgtccggccatctgttcatgacctcaagctgaagcgaacttgggttctgc CTGGTGGCGCCTCAGTCCTGCTGCTGCATTGA
- the LOC122870156 gene encoding butyrophilin subfamily 3 member A2-like isoform X1: MFHQWNGQSPKSNLSAISILIFHHTAVFLLVIHCCGGQSQVVGPTKPILAIVGDDIILPCHLEPAKDVVAETLEWARFDLRPRFVHVRRDGLELLVNQNPSYIGRTSVSTDKLKHGDMSLKLSKVKPSDEGEYRCHIPGLGTSVVELAVGAVSSPFIVSIDRTSSGVILQCESAGWYPEPEVFWLDGEGKLVSAGPTETVRGPDDLYTVSSRVTVEKRHSNSFTCRVQQQNINQARETEIRILEDVFMAPSSSAVRIIVVLSVCFLLFSAFFLVFWKLSQNKGPNKMHHDNETEDGTGEREQFVRGSTKRKDLDEEKLQEKEKEQNDMIHVISVLMEQKEEKEKEQNDMIQVISVLMEQKKELENSRDKHMSQLEKVGEGSKKKEKKPESVKSKVKWKKGDKKNKSLEGKQDQGNRKTEDENIKEKLQKTQEVITTITEWKQKGENQIEQIKKLLDETKRQRHEIQSEQLERQEETNINTDSSTSGRVNNRLSTVH; this comes from the exons ATGTTTCACCAGTGGAATGGACAGTCCCCTAAATCTAATCTCAGCGCCATCAGTATTTTGATTTTTCATCACACTGCTGTCTTCCTTCTTGTAATACACTGTTGTGGAG GTCAGTCCCAGGTGGTTGGTCCTACTAAGCCAATACTGGCGATAGTTGGTGATGACATTATTTTGCCATGTCACCTGGAACCTGCCAAGGATGTTGTTGCTGAGACTTTGGAGTGGGCGAGATTTGACCTGAGGCCCAGGTTTGTCCATGTGAGGCGTGATGGTTTGGAGCTTTTGGTTAATCAGAATCCATCATACATAGGAAGAACATCAGTGTCCACTGACAAACTGAAGCATGGAGACATGTCACTGAAACTCTCCAAAGTTAAACCCTCTGATGAGGGAGAATACAGATGCCACATTCCAGGACTGGGTACATCTGTGGTTGAGCTTGCTGTTG GTGCTGTCTCCTCACCTTTCATAGTGAGTATTGACAGAACCAGCAGTGGGGTGATTTTACAGTGTGAGTCTGCAGGCTGGTATCCAGAGCCTGAGGTGTTCTGGCTGGATGGTGAGGGAAAGCTCGTCTCTGCTGGACCTACAGAGACAGTCAGAGGTCCTGATGACCTCTatactgtcagcagcagagtgactgTGGAGAAGAGACACAGCAACAGCTTCACCTGTAGAGTCCAACAGCAGAACATCAACCAggccagagagacagaaatcCGAATTCTAG aagATGTATTCATGGCCCCGTCTTCTTCTGCTGTTCGTATCATCGTGGTCttgtctgtttgtttcctgcttttttctgcttttttcttagttttttggAAACTAAGCCAAAACAAAGGCC CTAACAAGATGCACCATGACAACGAAACTGAAGATGgaacaggagaaagagagcagtTCGTCAGAGGAAGTACGAAAAGGAAGGATTTGGATGAGGAAAAGttacaagagaaagagaaagaacagaacGACATGATACATGTGATTTCAGTATTGATGGAacagaaggaagagaaagagaaagaacagaacGACATGATACAAGTGATTTCAGTATTGATGGAACAGAAGAAAGAACTGGAGAACTCCAGAGACAAACACATGTCACAGCTGGAGAAGGTGGGGGAAGGGtcgaagaagaaagagaagaaaccTGAGTCAGTGAAGAGTAAAGTCAAATGGAAGAAAGGTGACAAAAAGAACAAGTCATTAGAGGGCAAACAGGATCAgggaaacagaaagacagaagatgAGAACATCAAGGAAAAActacagaaaacacaggaagtgattACAACAATAACAGAATGGAAGCAGAAAGGAGAAAACCAGATTGAGCAAATTAAGAAACTACTTgatgagacaaagagacagagacatgagATTCAGTCAGAGCAGctagagagacaggaggagacgaACATAAATACTGATTCATCAACATCTGGACGAGTTAATAACAGACTCTCCACAGTCCACTGA
- the LOC122870706 gene encoding low affinity immunoglobulin gamma Fc region receptor II-like gives MLLLAEDQHCYCAEKADAAFLRVVPNRLQLFEYDSIFFDCEGFANFTKWRVMRRIMGVKTICGPDWETSTGPCVIKNAFEADSGEYWCEANGAERSNSVNVSVTAGSVILESPALPVMEGDDVTLSCRNRMTSSVHVADFYKDGLPTQTGSKGNMTIHDVSKSDEGLYKCIIVGGGESAESWLPVRVFQTPGETRPPHHHSPNLLILRISVAILLVALALLLVGLSLCGIHRVLACISSKTSMPGSHSGDAETVSGLTGVDHPQRAVYSCIKAKTSCTAEAGVSSCTATPANDTPSAGTTDEYCLYYTID, from the exons ATGCTTCTGCTTGCGGAAGATCAGCACTGTTACTGTGCTGAGAAAGCTG ATGCAGCTTTTCTTCGTGTTGTTCCAAACAGGCTCCAGCTCTTTGAGTATGACTCCATCTTTTTTGATTGTGAGGGATTTGCTAATTTCACCAAGTGGAGAGTGATGAGGAGGATCATGGGAGTCAAAACAATATGTGGTCCTGACTGGGAGACATCAACGGGACCCTGTGTAATTAAAAATGCCTTTGAAGCAGACAGTGGAGAATACTGGTGTGAAGCTAACGGAGCAGAGAGAAGCAACTCTGTCAACGTCAGTGTTACTG CTGGCTCTGTGATCCTGGAGAGTCCTGCTCTTCCTGTGATGGAGGGAGACGATGTGACTCTGAGCTGCAGAAACAGGATGACCTCCTCTGTTCATGTGGCTGATTTCTATAAAGATGGCCTCCCAACACAGACTGGCAGTAAAGGAAACATGACCATCCACGATGTTTCTAAGTCGGATGAAGGACTCTATAAGTGTATCATCGTTGGTGGTGGAGAGTCAGCAGAGAGCTGGCTGCCTGTTAGAG TCTTCCAAACACCTGGAGAGACACGTCCTCCCCACCATCATTCCCCTAATCTCCTTATCCTCAGGATCTCTGTGGCCATATTGTTGGTGGCTCTGGCGTTGCTGCTGGTGGGACTAAGTCTTTGTGGAATACACAGAG TGTTGGCCTGCATTTCCTCGAAGACGTCAATGCCAGGATCACACTCAGGTGACGCAGAAACAG tGTCTGGACTGACCGGTGTAGATCATCCACAAAGGGCCGTGTATTCTTGCATCAAAGCCAAAACGAGCTGTACAG CAGAAGCAGGAGTATCCAGCTGCACGGCGACGCCGGCCAACGACACTCCCTCAGCTGGTACAACAGATGAATACTGCCTCTACTATACAATCGATTAG
- the LOC122870129 gene encoding butyrophilin-like protein 1: MVGDDITLPCHVRPATDAVNEMLEWTRPDLNPRFVYLRRFGKDHLVDQNPSYKGRTSVSTDGLKQGDISLKLSKVKLFDEGTYRCFIPRLNTQSSVQLVVGAVIEMTKVSSGVLQCESAGWYPEPEVLWLDGEGKLISAGPTETVRGPDDLYTVSSRVTVEKRHGNSFTCRVQQQNINQTRETHIHVPDDFFTDSSTSPDFSIIGLVVGILFILAVAFFVWKWRQNGINNKKHHEDEETQGGGEKKSTSMSNDSEHTLLIEKETERETHSRKTNKNQNKVEEEIKTECLSEETGRSCETEEETQQEKLRTEGETESEFVMENRRQQHEVQTGGKTMNELDNRAQETKTVSEETQAPDLTDRETQHEQPEDNVDRRNKAEETQSVNTETEGQGLKDGGGRQQLVTGRRDAKMDLDKEDEEKLESTNNETAGQGATEGEKQNETQAGRALKTGEETNVASNQTESQKQKDRNTHRKQETQENDLLGGTKNDCEKKEVAETELMINEKNTPCPPEGHLVKGNTRPVDEQTDQLPEAEEQNVLNKREEGEETESPNNDTEGQGPVAGEKPEDELQAEGEIKSEEETNWMSDETERPGPQKTETLTEQQTEEEPEKSPDGTDGEEDETSTKEDTRTQSGHVKSDVENTEERKKTRLQ, translated from the exons ATGGTCGGTGATGACATCACTTTGCCATGCCATGTGAGACCTGCCACGGATGCCGTTAACGAGATGCTGGAGTGGACGAGACCTGACCTGAACCCCAGATTTGTCTATTTGAGGCGGTTTGGTAAAGACCATCTGGTGGATCAAAACCCATCCTACAAGGGGAGGACATCAGTGTCCACTGACGGACTGAAACAGGGAGACATTTCCCTGAAACTCTCCAAAGTGAAACTCTTTGATGAGGGAACATACAGATGCTTCATTCCACGATTAAATACACAATCTAGTGTTCAGCTTGTTGTTG GCGCTGTCATTGAGATGACCAAAGTCAGCAGTGGAGTGTTACAGTGTGAGTCTGCAGGCTGGTATCCAGAGCCTGAGGTGCTCTGGCTGGACGGTGAGGGAAAACTCATCTCTGCTGGACCTACAGAGACAGTCAGAGGTCCTGATGACCTCTatactgtcagcagcagagtgactgTGGAGAAGAGACACGGCAACAGCTTCACCTGTAGAGTCCAACAGCAGAACATCAACCAgaccagagagacacacatccaTGTTCCAG aTGATTTCTTCACAGACTCATCTACGTCACCTGATTTTTCCATCATCGGTTTGGTTGTTGGCATTCTGTTCATTCTTGCGGTTGCCTTTTTTGTATGGAAATGGAGACAAAACGGAATCA ACAATAAGAAGCACCATGAGGATGAAGAAacacagggaggaggagagaagaagagcacCTCTATGAGTAATGATTCAGAACACACGTTACtgatagaaaaagaaacagagagagaaactcacagcagaaagacaaacaagaaTCAGAATAAGGTGGAAGAGGAAATTAAAACTGAATGTTTAAGTGAAGAAACAGGACGTTCAtgtgaaacagaggaggaaacacagcAAGAGAAGCTCAGGACAGAAGGAGAAACTGAGTCTGAGTTTGTGATGGAGAACAGAAGACAGCAACATGAAGTCCAGACAGGAGGAAAGACAATGAATGAGTTAGACAACAGAGCGCAAGAGACCAAAACAGTAAGTGAAGAAACACAAGCTCCAGATctaacagacagagaaacacagcatGAACAACCAGAGGATAATGTGGACAGGAGAAACAAAGCGGAGGAAACACAGTCTGTAAATACTGAAACAGAAGGTCAGGGTTTGAAGGATGGAGGAGGACGACAACAGCTGGTCACTGGAAGAAGAGACGCAAAGATGGATCTTGACaaggaagatgaagagaaatTAGAATCTACAAATAATGAAACAGCAGGTCAGGGTGCAACtgagggagaaaaacaaaatgagacgCAGGCAGGAAGAGCGCTAAAAACTGGGGAAGAGACCAACGTGGCGAGTAATCAAACAGAaagtcagaaacagaaagacagaaacacacatagaaaacaagaaacacaagaaaatgatCTCCTAGGAGGGACAAAGAATGATTGTGAGAAGAAAGAAGTGGCTGAGACCgaattaatgattaatgaaaaaaacactcCATGTCCACCAGAGGGACACCTAGTAAAGGGTAACACAAGACCAGTGGATGAACAAACAGATCAGCTCCCAGAAGCAGAAGAACAGAATGTTTTGAACAAGAGAGAAGAAGGCGAGGAAACAGAATCTCCAAATAATGACACAGAAGGTCAGGGTCCAGTTGCAGGAGAGAAACCAGAAGATGAACTCCAGGCAGAAGGAGAAATCAAATCTGAGGAAGAGACCAACTGGATGAGTGACGAAACAGAACGTCCAGGTccacaaaagacagaaacactcaCTGAGCAGCAAACTGAAGAAGAGCCAGAGAAGAGTCCTGAcggtacagatggagaggaggatgagacaTCCACAAAGGAAGACACAAGAACGCAGTCTGGTCACGTAAAGAGTGATGTGGAGAAtactgaagagagaaagaaaacaagacttcagtaa
- the LOC122870217 gene encoding low affinity immunoglobulin gamma Fc region receptor II-a-like, whose translation MAKALCIRLLMTVLMLLVVQLSYPQTSVSDAAVRIVPTRLQLFEYNSVHFTCEGFNVSAGWKVRNIKEFIPECSKCTVTTTVTYAIDYALASDSGEYWCEGGGGERSNTVSITVTAGSVILESPALPVMEGDAVTLNCRERETSPNLTADFYKDGLLIGTSSTGHMTIHSVSKSDEGLYKCRISGAGESPGSRLSVRASDKEINFSRHYYFRLWIRVTVILVLQLLVMGLLYWKKQLQLHTVLLQAKVNEPNKDMYAVVKKGKKKKDAADAADNLSLCLDTNHSPTPQTEKGSGVSSFTVTSAPSAATDPTLTDQYHQYASTQEVAE comes from the exons ATGGCTAAAGCTCTCTGCATCAGACTGT TGATGACTGTTTTGATGCTGCTGGTTGTTCAGCTAAGTTATCCTCAGACATCTG TGTCAGATGCAGCTGTTCGTATCGTTCCAACCAGACTGCAGCTCTTTGAATACAATTCTGTCCATTTTACCTGTGAGGGGTTTAATGTCTCAGCTGGATGGAAAGTGAGGAACATCAAGGAATTCATTCCAGAATGTTCAAAGTGCACAGTGACAACAACCGTGACCTACGCAATTGACTACGCCTTGGCATCAGACAGTGGAGAATACTggtgtgaaggtggaggaggagagagaagcaaCACTGTCAGCATCACTGTCACTG CTGGTTCTGTGATCCTGGAGAGTCCTGCTCTTCCTGTGATGGAGGGAGATGCTGTGACTCTGaactgcagagagagggagacttCCCCCAACCTCACAGCTGATTTCTATAAAGATGGCCTCCTCATTGGGACCAGTTCCACAGGACACATGACCATCCACAGTGTTTCCAAGTCTGATGAAGGCCTCTACAAGTGCAGAATCTCTGGAGCTGGAGAATCACCAGGGAGCCGGCTGTCCGTCAGAG CATCTgacaaagaaattaatttttCCCGCCATTACTACTTCCGGCTGTGGATCCGCGTCACTGTCATATTGgttctgcagctgctggtgaTGGGACTACTTTACTGGAAGAAACAGCTACAGTTACACACAG TCTTACTACAGGCAAAGGTGAATGAGCCCAACAAGGACATGTACGCTGTCGTCAAAAAaggcaagaaaaagaaag aCGCTGCAGACGCTGCTGATAATTTGAGCCTCTGTCTCGACACAAACCACAGCCCAacaccacagacagaaaaag GATCAGGGGTATCCAGCTTCACAGTGACATCAGCTCCCTCTGCAGCTACAGACCCAACTTTAACAGATCAGTATCACCAATATGCCTCCACCCAGGAGGTAGCAGAGTAG